Proteins encoded in a region of the Triticum dicoccoides isolate Atlit2015 ecotype Zavitan chromosome 3A, WEW_v2.0, whole genome shotgun sequence genome:
- the LOC119268576 gene encoding carboxyl-terminal-processing peptidase 1, chloroplastic-like produces the protein MLPLSYAPPLPPPQSRPNPTPSHKPKPQPCVLLFPAALRTAAAAAAISFSLLAGNAAAVAAVEQPPEICRGQDDGREVEVKAEAVTNEQLVEEAWEVVNEGFLPDAGSRPWSPELWMQRKQDILQGSIKSRSRAHDIITKMLASLGDPYTRFLSSSDFSKMSKYDMTGIGLNLREIPDDNGSLRLVVLGLILDGPAHSAGVRQGDELLSVNGIDVRGKSAFDVSSMLQGPKETFVTIKVKHDSCGPVESMKVQRQMAARTPIFYRLEKRDNENSSVGYIHIKEFNAVAKKDLVSALKRLQNSGASYFVLDLRDNLGGLVQAGIEIAKLFLNKGDTVIYTTGRDRQVQNTIVADSGPLVTTPVMVLVNNRTASASEIVASALHDNCKAVLVGERTFGKGLIQSVFELHDGSGIVVTVGKYVTPNHKDINGDGIEPDYRRLPDLNEARDYLSRCQSKKLS, from the exons ATGCTACCACTCTCCTACGCGCCACCGCTACCGCCGCCACAGTCGCGACCGAACCCCACCCCTAGCCACAAGCCCAAGCCCCAGCCGTGCGTGCTTCTCTTCCCTGCCGCCCTCCGAacggcggccgcggcggccgccatctccttctccctcctcgccGGCAACGCCGCGGCTGTGGCGGCGGTGGAGCAGCCCCCGGAGATATGCCGCGGCCAGGACGACGGGAGGGAGGTAGAGGTGAAGGCCGAGGCGGTGACGAACGAGCAGCTCGTGGAGGAGGCGTGGGAGGTGGTCAACGAGGGCTTCCTCCCCGACGCCGGCAGCCGCCCGTGGTCACCGGAGCTGTGGATG CAACGGAAGCAAGATATCCTTCAAGGTTCAATCAAATCCCGCTCTAGAGCCCACGACATCATCACGAAAATGCTAGCTAGCCTGGGTGATCCATATACAAGATTCCTGTCGTCCTCAGAT TTCTCGAAGATGTCGAAGTATGACATGACGGGGATTGGGTTGAACTTAAGAGAGATTCCTGATGACAATGGTTCTTTAAGGTTGGTGGTATTAGGATTGATACTAGATGGGCCTGCTCACTCTGCTGGTGTTAGACAG GGTGATGAGCTTTTGTCTGTCAATGGTATCGATGTAAGAGGTAAATCTGCATTTGACGTGTCGTCCATGCTGCAAGGCCCAAAGGAAACTTTTGTTACAATTAAG GTTAAGCATGACAGCTGTGGTCCTGTTGAGTCAATGAAAGTGCAAAGGCAGATGGCTGCTCGCACTCCAATTTTCTATCGTTTGGAGAAAAGAGACAATGAGAATTCATCTGTCGGATATATTCACATTAAAGAATTTAATGCAGTGGCCAAAAAAGATTTGGTCAGCG CACTGAAACGTCTACAAAATTCAGGTGCCTCCTATTTTGTTTTGGACCTGAGAGACAATCTTGGTGGACTAGTGCAA GCTGGAATAGAGATTGCAAAGCTCTTCTTGAACAAAGGAGACACG GTCATTTATACTACTGGCCGGGATCGTCAAGTCCAAAATACAATTGTTGCTGACAGTGGACCTTTGGTTACAACTCCTGTGATG GTACTGGTGAATAATAGGACAGCAAGTGCCAGCGAAATA GTCGCTTCAGCACTTCATGACAATTGCAAAGCTGTTCTTGTCGGTGAAAGGACTTTTGGCAAG GGCTTAATCCAATCAGTATTTGAACTTCATGATGGTTCTGGTATTGTCGTCACAGTTGGCAAATATGTCACGCCAAATCACAAAGACATCAATGGAGATGGAATAGAACCAGACTACCGCCGTCTTCCTG ATCTCAATGAAGCCAGAGATTACCTTTCGCGTTGCCAAAGCAAGAAATTAAGTTGA